One Natranaerovirga hydrolytica genomic region harbors:
- a CDS encoding mechanosensitive ion channel family protein: MSQYEKRLRKMYKLVQRWIGTKVDGTWEVVLSYVIVLASILLITYIVNFIVKKIILNIIHNMVKKTHNNWDETVYDNKVFHYLAHIPAAIVLFNLASLLGDFETFVQKLIFAFIIIMIILASLKFLNAVVEIYNGYEFAKDRPIKGIIDVIKIFFYVFAGIILFSMFTENSPIALLSALGGISAILLLIFNDSILGLVASIQLTANESLKIGDWIEMPSQNADGEVIDIRLNKIKVQNWDRTISNIPAQNFLRDSFKNWEGMTRSGGRRIMRSILIDINSIKILDEPDIKKFEEIHYIKDYIKNKKEEIKTYNEEKVMNNNEINGRRLTNIGTFRAYIKEYIKSHPNIKNDFIMVRQLAPTDKGVPLEVYAFTNNPNWVAYEEIQSDIFDHLLAVIHLFDIKVYQAPTGNDITDLKSQIKS; encoded by the coding sequence TTGAGTCAATATGAAAAGAGGTTAAGAAAAATGTATAAGTTGGTTCAAAGATGGATTGGAACAAAAGTAGATGGGACTTGGGAAGTCGTGTTAAGTTATGTTATTGTTTTGGCATCCATATTATTGATCACGTATATTGTGAATTTTATCGTTAAAAAAATAATTTTAAACATAATACATAACATGGTCAAAAAGACGCATAACAATTGGGATGAAACCGTATATGATAATAAAGTCTTTCATTACTTAGCACATATACCTGCTGCCATTGTTTTATTTAACTTGGCTAGTTTGTTAGGTGATTTTGAAACTTTTGTGCAAAAACTCATTTTTGCGTTCATCATTATAATGATTATACTGGCTAGTTTAAAATTCTTAAATGCTGTAGTAGAAATTTATAATGGTTATGAATTTGCAAAAGATAGACCTATAAAAGGTATTATTGATGTGATTAAAATCTTTTTTTATGTATTTGCAGGAATCATCTTGTTTTCAATGTTTACAGAAAACAGTCCCATTGCATTACTAAGTGCATTAGGTGGTATTTCAGCAATATTATTATTAATTTTTAATGATTCTATCTTAGGATTAGTAGCAAGCATTCAATTAACAGCTAATGAGTCCTTAAAGATTGGAGATTGGATAGAAATGCCTAGTCAAAATGCAGATGGTGAGGTTATTGATATAAGATTGAACAAAATTAAAGTTCAAAATTGGGATAGGACCATTTCCAATATTCCTGCTCAAAACTTTCTAAGAGATTCATTTAAAAACTGGGAAGGTATGACTAGGTCAGGTGGGAGAAGAATAATGCGTTCCATTCTTATTGATATTAATTCTATTAAAATATTAGATGAACCAGATATAAAAAAATTTGAAGAAATTCACTATATTAAGGATTATATAAAAAATAAAAAAGAAGAAATTAAAACATATAATGAAGAAAAAGTGATGAATAATAATGAAATAAATGGAAGAAGATTAACCAATATAGGGACGTTTAGAGCTTATATAAAAGAATATATAAAAAGCCATCCCAATATCAAAAATGATTTTATAATGGTACGACAATTAGCACCAACAGATAAAGGGGTTCCATTAGAAGTATATGCTTTTACCAACAATCCCAATTGGGTCGCTTACGAAGAAATACAGTCAGATATTTTTGATCATTTATTAGCTGTGATTCATTTGTTTGATATTAAAGTGTATCAAGCGCCTACAGGAAATGATATAACTGATTTAAAAAGTCAAATAAAGTCTTAA
- the rpsA gene encoding 30S ribosomal protein S1 has protein sequence MENNGNEMEEFKKDIEASLRPIYEGDMLEGKVVAIVDKDVVMDIQSYVEGIITFGELSSDPNFDINDIKVGDRLKVKVLKADEEVLLSKKQADSETAYETIEEYFKKEEIIIVKPSMVVKGGMTAYINGIRGFIPASLISKEYVEDMNQYLNKPLEVKVIEFDESNNRIILSGKIVDVEKEQKAKEKLLTIIQEGEKVEGVVKNLTNFGAFVDIGGIQGLIRNEDLAWKKVKHPGEVIKEGEKIQVTILKIDKINEKIALGFKDLAQDPWNNIQTKYKVQNSYDGEITRIVDFGFFVKLEDGIEGLVHISEISEERVLKPSDEANVGDKVKVKILDLDYDKKKMSLSIKEAQNDIDRQNYEKFNQNEEAMTSLKDVFGDIFNKLND, from the coding sequence TTGGAAAATAATGGTAATGAAATGGAAGAATTTAAAAAAGATATTGAAGCATCCTTAAGACCCATATACGAAGGCGATATGTTAGAAGGAAAAGTGGTTGCAATCGTAGATAAAGATGTGGTAATGGATATACAATCATACGTAGAAGGTATTATTACATTTGGGGAACTAAGCAGTGACCCAAATTTTGATATAAACGATATCAAAGTAGGCGATAGACTTAAGGTAAAAGTTTTAAAAGCAGATGAAGAAGTCCTATTATCAAAAAAACAGGCAGATTCAGAAACAGCTTATGAAACCATAGAAGAGTATTTTAAAAAAGAAGAAATCATAATCGTTAAACCAAGTATGGTTGTTAAAGGTGGGATGACTGCTTATATCAATGGTATTAGAGGTTTTATTCCAGCATCTTTGATTTCAAAAGAATATGTAGAAGATATGAATCAATACCTTAACAAACCGTTAGAGGTCAAAGTAATTGAATTTGATGAATCAAATAATAGAATTATTCTTTCGGGTAAGATTGTTGATGTAGAAAAAGAGCAAAAAGCCAAAGAAAAATTATTAACTATTATACAAGAAGGTGAAAAAGTAGAAGGTGTTGTAAAGAATTTAACAAACTTTGGTGCATTTGTTGATATCGGTGGGATTCAAGGTTTAATTAGAAATGAAGATTTAGCGTGGAAAAAAGTGAAACATCCAGGTGAAGTGATAAAAGAAGGTGAAAAAATTCAAGTAACGATTTTAAAAATAGATAAAATAAATGAAAAAATAGCTTTAGGTTTTAAAGATTTAGCACAAGATCCCTGGAACAATATACAAACAAAATATAAAGTTCAAAACAGTTATGATGGAGAAATAACGAGAATTGTTGACTTTGGATTCTTTGTGAAGTTAGAAGATGGTATAGAAGGATTGGTACATATTTCTGAAATATCTGAAGAAAGAGTATTAAAACCTTCTGATGAAGCTAACGTGGGAGATAAAGTTAAAGTAAAGATATTAGACTTAGATTATGATAAGAAAAAAATGAGTTTAAGTATTAAGGAAGCACAAAATGATATAGATAGGCAAAATTATGAAAAATTCAATCAAAATGAAGAAGCCATGACTTCCTTAAAAGATGTTTTTGGAGATATTTTTAACAAATTAAATGATTAA
- a CDS encoding ATP-binding protein, whose amino-acid sequence MLKKIIEINEEKCIGCGLCANACHQSAIEIIDGKAKLIDESFCDGLGMCLPECPQNAIQLIEKEKAPIKEITKKEKLSGGGCPGMRSATFNREETKQKVQNQEEIKNVNMPSQLNQWPVQIDLISPFAEYLKHADLLIAADCTAYAYANIHNEFIKGRITLIGCPKLDDNQGYKEKLIQILSNNDVKSITVLRMEVPCCSGIVASVREAMLESKTIVPYDEVIIGIDGEKR is encoded by the coding sequence ATGCTTAAAAAAATAATTGAAATTAATGAGGAAAAATGTATTGGCTGCGGTTTATGTGCCAATGCTTGTCACCAAAGTGCTATTGAAATTATAGATGGCAAAGCAAAACTAATTGATGAATCATTTTGTGATGGACTAGGGATGTGTTTGCCAGAATGTCCTCAAAACGCTATTCAGTTAATTGAAAAAGAAAAAGCACCTATTAAAGAAATCACTAAAAAAGAAAAACTTTCTGGCGGAGGATGTCCTGGTATGAGAAGTGCTACATTTAATAGAGAAGAAACAAAACAAAAAGTACAAAACCAAGAAGAAATTAAGAATGTGAATATGCCTTCACAGCTTAATCAGTGGCCTGTTCAAATTGACTTGATTAGTCCTTTTGCAGAGTATTTAAAGCATGCGGATTTATTAATTGCTGCAGATTGTACAGCATATGCCTATGCCAATATTCATAATGAATTTATAAAAGGTAGAATTACTCTAATTGGTTGTCCTAAATTAGATGATAATCAAGGTTATAAAGAGAAGTTAATTCAAATTCTAAGCAATAATGATGTTAAAAGCATTACGGTTTTAAGAATGGAAGTCCCTTGTTGTAGCGGTATTGTAGCATCTGTAAGAGAGGCTATGTTAGAAAGCAAGACCATTGTTCCGTATGACGAAGTTATTATAGGCATTGATGGTGAAAAAAGATAA
- a CDS encoding zinc ribbon domain-containing protein, which produces MKCNKCNEEIKENIKYCPNCGLEVGNEQLNFQEEKIEEELENTSEVAASSKDNDQSTDTNKKKKVIVTTSIAALLVILIAAIGVFGNEFFSTKEPIDTFINSNIKTFVTADRGEFNSSMKLIDFDISQSNEFSEFDAVIFNVLKDVELLGDMKFDKESNQYEAEFKIAIRDNVFVNGILYLDTEGMALKIEELYNQQFYIQWDDLKKMVLQETGMQISFDEYIKLATSINELDSVKNFDGEKYVDVIKNILEDHLIVEDNQQVVINNQEIKGDKYSLELDFVDIMNMNLEVLGVLIEDDQIIVILDELINAVVDTLEETGDAAYIMDHTTLDMLREFSSDAEMIKNEMSHEYTQMLEEMDNELDEFEGYLSYHYDYYIKGNDIEGYITTVSMGLDDFNGEGRANITIGTETIVKSINKNINFSGIDYTNGVNLFDLSEEEMESIMYEIQGNLMLFLMFNGDLFQ; this is translated from the coding sequence TTGAAATGTAATAAGTGTAATGAAGAAATTAAAGAAAATATTAAATATTGTCCAAACTGCGGTTTAGAAGTGGGTAATGAACAACTGAATTTCCAGGAAGAGAAAATAGAAGAAGAATTAGAAAATACGAGTGAGGTGGCTGCATCATCAAAAGACAATGATCAGTCAACCGATACAAATAAAAAGAAAAAAGTCATTGTGACAACGAGTATTGCAGCTTTGTTAGTGATTCTTATTGCAGCGATTGGCGTATTTGGTAATGAATTTTTTAGCACGAAAGAGCCAATTGATACCTTTATCAATAGTAACATTAAGACTTTTGTTACGGCAGATCGTGGTGAGTTTAATTCAAGTATGAAATTGATTGATTTTGATATTAGTCAATCCAATGAATTTAGCGAATTTGATGCAGTAATTTTTAATGTTTTAAAAGATGTTGAACTTTTGGGTGATATGAAATTTGATAAAGAAAGCAATCAATATGAAGCAGAATTTAAAATTGCCATTAGAGACAATGTCTTTGTAAATGGTATACTCTATCTGGATACAGAAGGAATGGCGCTGAAGATTGAAGAATTATACAATCAACAGTTTTATATTCAATGGGATGATTTGAAGAAAATGGTATTACAAGAAACAGGTATGCAAATTTCTTTTGATGAGTATATAAAATTAGCTACAAGTATTAATGAGTTAGATAGTGTGAAAAATTTTGATGGCGAAAAATATGTCGATGTCATTAAAAATATTTTAGAAGATCATTTAATAGTAGAAGATAATCAACAAGTGGTGATTAACAATCAAGAGATAAAAGGAGATAAATACTCCCTAGAATTAGACTTTGTTGACATTATGAATATGAATTTAGAAGTGTTGGGTGTGTTAATTGAAGATGATCAGATTATCGTCATATTAGATGAACTGATCAATGCAGTCGTAGATACATTAGAAGAAACAGGTGATGCTGCTTATATTATGGATCATACAACGCTGGATATGCTGAGAGAATTTTCTTCAGACGCTGAAATGATTAAAAATGAAATGAGCCATGAATACACACAAATGTTAGAGGAAATGGATAATGAATTAGATGAATTTGAAGGCTATCTGAGTTACCATTATGATTATTATATTAAAGGTAATGATATAGAAGGTTATATCACGACGGTTTCAATGGGACTTGATGATTTTAATGGAGAGGGTAGAGCAAATATAACCATTGGTACGGAGACTATCGTAAAGTCCATTAATAAAAATATTAATTTTTCTGGTATTGATTATACAAATGGGGTTAATTTGTTTGATCTTTCTGAAGAAGAAATGGAATCTATTATGTATGAAATACAAGGTAATTTAATGTTGTTTTTAATGTTTAATGGAGACTTATTTCAATAA
- a CDS encoding Crp/Fnr family transcriptional regulator: MDHLINSLKDFSFFKELNDKELMEALNIASYELKSYTNDEIIAFEGSPCTQLGLIFHGNINISKIYPSGRTVSITTLTKGNVFGEVILFSNHSIYPSTVIASTDCSVLFFEKNKFLFMCDHFPKVYKTLLQAFSDRILLLNQKITNLSLKSIRQKIIHYLFQCYKVQQSKYIDLHLNRSEWADLIGVPRPSLSRELINMKEDGLIDFDKKTIQLLDLTILEDALFK; the protein is encoded by the coding sequence ATGGATCACTTAATTAATAGTTTAAAAGATTTCTCTTTTTTTAAAGAATTAAATGATAAAGAATTAATGGAAGCTCTGAACATAGCTTCTTATGAATTAAAGAGTTATACCAACGATGAAATCATTGCTTTTGAGGGCAGTCCTTGTACCCAATTAGGATTAATATTTCATGGAAATATTAATATTAGCAAAATCTACCCCAGTGGACGAACCGTTTCTATTACAACATTGACCAAAGGCAATGTATTTGGTGAAGTTATACTTTTTTCCAACCATAGTATATACCCTTCTACTGTTATTGCTTCTACTGACTGCTCTGTTTTATTTTTTGAAAAAAATAAATTTCTCTTTATGTGCGATCATTTTCCTAAAGTTTATAAAACTTTGTTACAAGCTTTTTCTGATAGAATTTTGTTGTTGAATCAAAAAATAACCAATTTATCTCTTAAATCCATTAGACAAAAAATCATTCATTACTTATTCCAGTGCTATAAAGTTCAACAAAGCAAATACATTGATTTACACTTAAACAGAAGCGAATGGGCAGATTTAATAGGCGTTCCCAGACCTTCCCTATCAAGAGAATTAATAAACATGAAAGAAGATGGTTTAATTGATTTTGATAAAAAAACCATTCAATTATTAGATCTAACTATTTTAGAAGATGCGCTTTTTAAGTAA
- a CDS encoding ABC transporter permease, whose translation MFVLIYKNIKEIIKNKKRVVAIAISPMVLFGILLSIYSGETIEKNFIGTVEIGVIDKDNSIYSNMLIQHYESNEIFTDFITIIKGNEEIIEEKFLTQQIDATIIIPENFGEDLIHMTNDPVLVNISAKEPIKAIILENVIKSYEQYIMAVEVNASTLYQTLRQVGLTQNEISVYNAGISYELIMTALERNNYFEYIEIIDIPNTNSFNYFFIGIITLAIMYFGLYVGIDLLREREQKTFQRLKVTGINAFTFVFSKFIGHVTYLFGNAIIWIMALNLVSDLDLGFKIVVYIIIGIIFSVSFSIFLSSLLRTQESVLLLGNVFYFVSAVMGGSIIPLQYMPQSIQQFSLLTPNYWFIRGFLFLQSNIDSMLGRYIGLSFTAISFLFIISSSYLYKRLGEKYV comes from the coding sequence ATGTTCGTCTTAATTTATAAAAACATTAAAGAAATAATTAAAAATAAAAAAAGGGTTGTTGCAATTGCTATATCGCCCATGGTTTTATTTGGGATATTACTATCTATTTATTCAGGTGAAACAATAGAAAAAAATTTTATTGGGACTGTTGAAATCGGCGTTATTGATAAAGATAATAGTATTTATTCAAATATGCTCATACAACATTATGAAAGCAATGAAATCTTTACGGACTTTATTACGATTATAAAAGGAAATGAAGAAATCATTGAAGAAAAGTTTCTAACCCAACAAATAGATGCTACAATCATTATTCCGGAAAACTTCGGTGAGGATTTAATCCATATGACTAATGATCCTGTATTAGTTAATATTAGCGCAAAAGAACCCATTAAAGCAATTATATTAGAAAATGTCATAAAAAGCTATGAGCAGTATATTATGGCAGTTGAAGTGAATGCAAGTACTTTGTATCAAACACTAAGGCAAGTTGGGTTGACTCAAAATGAGATTTCTGTATATAATGCAGGAATCTCTTATGAGTTAATTATGACAGCATTAGAACGCAACAATTATTTTGAGTACATAGAAATCATTGATATTCCAAATACAAATTCCTTTAATTATTTTTTTATTGGTATTATAACATTAGCCATTATGTACTTTGGTTTGTATGTAGGAATAGACTTATTAAGAGAAAGAGAACAAAAAACATTCCAAAGATTAAAAGTAACAGGAATAAATGCGTTCACTTTTGTTTTCAGCAAGTTCATTGGTCATGTTACATATTTATTCGGTAATGCTATTATTTGGATAATGGCGTTAAACTTAGTATCAGATTTAGACCTAGGTTTTAAAATAGTTGTCTATATTATTATAGGCATCATTTTTTCAGTTAGTTTTTCAATTTTTCTATCTAGTTTGTTAAGAACTCAAGAAAGTGTTTTGCTACTAGGGAATGTTTTTTACTTTGTGTCTGCTGTTATGGGTGGCAGTATTATACCCTTGCAATATATGCCTCAAAGCATACAACAGTTCTCTTTATTGACACCTAATTATTGGTTTATAAGAGGTTTTTTGTTTTTGCAAAGCAATATAGATTCAATGTTAGGGAGATATATAGGATTGAGTTTTACAGCAATCTCTTTTTTATTCATTATAAGTTCCAGTTATTTATATAAACGTTTGGGTGAAAAGTATGTATAG
- a CDS encoding ABC transporter permease has translation MYSLDIVKNRLKIIFKDKVIWGLFAFILLLFMVITSVLVDHVDYGSRIPLVVIDEDKSPMSIELINNLENQQVFQIIQTDTREAYTLLRDGKVEGVYIIKEGYENNILNLNFNNIIEVHYLQGSTAGKIITDMVAGDMLFDMSLVKTIDTLKEGLLNNEIEEMDQIIENAYETAYELKETRAYDDIIKVELINIGSDINYENIDNTIIYKQVVIGMVSTFLAFFILFASTSIVKDKELGTQKRLEVIFKRKIHLEICNLLAIFIIGLMISVFLVVILTHRMELLTFQSIFLIALLFFVYSFALSGLFYLSSAFVEKVITMQVSGSIIIIILFVISSSFLTMDLINGPVLLLQQMIPNYWFVEGFTKVIINESVGNVLNNQVQPLLFLGITYTCIGMVVKKFK, from the coding sequence ATGTATAGTCTTGATATAGTAAAAAATAGATTGAAAATTATTTTTAAAGATAAAGTTATATGGGGGCTATTTGCTTTTATACTGCTTTTATTTATGGTCATCACTTCTGTATTAGTGGATCATGTGGATTATGGCAGTAGAATACCTTTAGTTGTCATTGATGAAGACAAAAGTCCTATGTCTATTGAATTAATAAACAACTTAGAAAATCAACAGGTTTTTCAAATCATCCAGACGGATACAAGGGAAGCTTATACATTGTTAAGAGATGGCAAAGTTGAAGGTGTATATATAATAAAAGAAGGGTATGAAAATAATATCCTCAACTTAAATTTTAATAACATTATAGAAGTCCACTATCTGCAAGGAAGTACAGCAGGGAAAATAATAACGGATATGGTTGCAGGCGATATGCTCTTTGATATGAGTTTAGTAAAGACCATTGATACATTAAAAGAAGGTTTGCTGAACAATGAGATTGAAGAAATGGACCAGATTATTGAAAACGCTTATGAAACAGCATATGAATTAAAGGAAACAAGAGCTTATGATGATATTATAAAAGTGGAGTTAATTAATATAGGAAGCGATATAAATTATGAAAATATAGATAATACCATTATTTATAAGCAAGTAGTGATTGGTATGGTATCCACTTTTTTAGCTTTTTTTATACTATTTGCGTCTACATCCATTGTAAAAGATAAAGAGTTAGGCACGCAAAAAAGATTAGAAGTTATTTTTAAAAGAAAAATACATTTAGAAATATGTAACCTATTGGCTATTTTTATTATTGGATTAATGATAAGTGTTTTTTTGGTTGTAATCCTTACCCATAGAATGGAATTGTTAACTTTTCAAAGTATTTTTTTAATTGCATTATTGTTTTTTGTTTATAGCTTTGCATTATCCGGATTGTTTTATTTAAGCTCTGCATTTGTAGAAAAAGTTATTACAATGCAAGTGTCTGGTTCTATTATCATTATAATTTTATTTGTGATTAGCAGCTCTTTTTTAACGATGGATTTAATCAATGGACCGGTTTTGTTGCTACAGCAAATGATACCAAATTATTGGTTTGTAGAAGGATTTACTAAAGTCATTATTAATGAAAGTGTTGGGAATGTTTTAAATAATCAAGTCCAACCCCTTCTGTTTTTAGGCATAACATACACCTGTATTGGAATGGTTGTTAAAAAATTCAAATAA